agtcaggaagacccaagctcaaatccagcttgctggtgaccttggccaagtcactgaacctatgtctgcctcagcttcctcacctgtgaaatgagggactTGGATGACATGGCCTTTGAGGCACCTTATAGATTTGGATCCATGAATGTCTATGAGGGTGGAATTGAAAAATTAAGTGAGAGCTAGTAGGGAATAAAGGAGACagtttggaggaagaagagaagaccgTTAAGGGGTTGGCCTGGGTGATCTCTCCTTCCTCGGTGCTGGGATGCTGCATTAAGCTTCTTCCTATACCCATCATTACAGAGCTCTGCCTTCAGCAAGACAACCAAGACGCTGGCCCAGAAGAAGCGTTGGGAGAACCGCCGGTGGCGAGTGATCCTGGGCCTGGTCATTGGTGGTTTATTGTTAGTCCTTCTCATCACGCTGCTAGCAGTCTTCATTCCCCGGGAGTGAGCCTTGGCCACGGGGTAGGGGGATTCCTCCGAGGCCAAGAGACTGTGCCAGAACTCGGGGAAAGAGAGGCCAAGTCCACCCTCCCCATTGAGCCCTATGTGCCACTGGGGCCTGAGAACCATGGATGGTGATGGAGTTGGAAAAACTCTGGGGACTTTTCATTGGTGGACTTGACTCCACCACGTG
This region of Trichosurus vulpecula isolate mTriVul1 chromosome 3, mTriVul1.pri, whole genome shotgun sequence genomic DNA includes:
- the VAMP5 gene encoding vesicle-associated membrane protein 5, which translates into the protein MAGKDLERCQQQADEVTEIMLNNFERVLERDGKLAELEQRSDQLLDMSSAFSKTTKTLAQKKRWENRRWRVILGLVIGGLLLVLLITLLAVFIPRE